DNA from Triticum aestivum cultivar Chinese Spring chromosome 7D, IWGSC CS RefSeq v2.1, whole genome shotgun sequence:
ATAACTTCATCACTTTTGGTTGTAAGGACAAGAGTCAATGGTATTCACTTATTAATGGAAGCACTACAATGAAATAAACTTGGATGTTCCCAAACAAAATTTATACATCCTGGAATTATTGCTTTTGGTAAATGTCAAATAGGCACTATGAGTACAGTGTAAATAAAAAACAAACCTGCCGTCTCATGAGAATGAAAATCCACATAATGCTTAGTTAATATGCTTTCTTTCAAAACACATCCGACATTTCCATACGAATAATCAAAATGAATGAAAATATTAATAGTCTCATGGAAAATTAGGATGAAACATGAATAACCTATGTTCATCAGGGGTCCAAAACCCCTTGGCACGTGGTGCAAGCACTGGTTGGTGGATGCACGTCTTATTCTCCAACACCACCTTGTTCGGCTCCACCGTCGGCACCTCCTCTTGACTATCCATGGTTTGCCTAATATCCAATGGACAACCAAACAAAAAGTCGGTTCCTTCCATTGCGGCCTCCTCTTGCAATCCAAAGTTTTTACTCATTGGGCCATCCACGGTGTAATTGACACCATGGTCACTATTGGTAACATGGCACTCCTTCTTTGGACACTGCAACATATGCATCCCTGCACCAAGATCAACATACAAGTTTGTTACCTGTTGCATGCTCTTCCTAGGGAACCATGTTTGGAGCTCGTCCATCATCTCATGCTTCTTGTTCTTACCATGGCTGGTGCCATCATTGTAgtaattgttgttgagcccatcgatgATTGATCTAGCCCCCTCTACCTCAGAGGGGGTCCACTCCTGGTTGACTCTTGGATTCATGGTTGAAAGTTGAGGTTATTTGAGGGAAAAACTGTTGAGATTTGGATAAAACTATGAGAGGTATCAAACCAAAAGAGTGTCTGAATGCAGAGGGTGAGGAGGGGGGCATGCTACTTATAGCATCACCATATAGCAAATCTTCTTGTAATGGTAAAGCATGCTTAATTATACTATAGATGATAGTGAAAAGTATCAATTACATGAAATATC
Protein-coding regions in this window:
- the LOC123169640 gene encoding uncharacterized protein, translated to MNPRVNQEWTPSEVEGARSIIDGLNNNYYNDGTSHGKNKKHEMMDELQTWFPRKSMQQCPKKECHVTNSDHGVNYTVDGPMSKNFGLQEEAAMEGTDFLFGCPLDIRQTMDSQEEVPTVEPNKVVLENKTCIHQPVLAPRAKGFWTPDEHRLFLHGLSVCGRGKWKDISKHFVTSRTPTQISSHAQKYFMRLKSKGSGSQRYSINDVELDDANPWKMENSFNFWQALALQSTVGANNQNSSFDLQTPSSPFVTMNNIP